The sequence below is a genomic window from Longimicrobiales bacterium.
ACGATCGCTCCAAGCTGCGCCACCTGCGCCTGCTGCGCACCGATCTGGGTGTCGACCGTCGAGTTCAGCAGGGCGAGCCGCTTGTTTTCGATGGCGAGTCGCGTTTCCAGCTCGACCACCTGGTCCTTCACCCGGCTGGCCTCGTTCGGCGCGATCAGCCCCTTCGCCGTCAGCTCCTCATTGGTCTTCGCCTGGCGCACGGCCTCGTTGTACTGGCTCTGCACCTGCGCGATCACGCCCTCCTGATTCAGGATCTGCGTCTGCAGCGTCGAGCGCAGGTTCAGCAGATCCGACTCCGCCGTGCGCAGCTGACGCTCGGACTCCATGAGCTGCAGCTCGAGCTCGGGATTGCTCAGACGCACCAGCGGTGTACCCGGTGCGACCGTGACACCCGGACGAAGGTGGATCTGCTCCACGCGGCCGGCCGTCTGCGCCGGGATGATCCGGATGTGCTCGGGCGTCAGCGTTCCCACGCCGCGCACCGACCGCACCATGGGACCGCGCCGGACGGAATCCGTCCAGATCCCCGCGCCCTCGACGATCGGGACCGCCGGGTCGAGCGAGTACAGCGCGAGTGTGACGAGCGCCGCCACGCCGACGCCGGCACCTATATAGATACGCTGACGGTTCTTTTTGGTTGACTTCCTGGGCTTGTCCATGATCTCGCACTTTCGTTTATGGCTTACGGGACGCTCGCAGCGGGTTCCGACTCCGGCGTCCACACATCTCACTCATACCAGCATTGTACCACGTCACGTCAGGCAAAAAGTTCCTGTCTCCCAACACTTTACCGCACGGCAGGCGCACCGCGACCGGGCGCTGGCGGGACTCGACGTCCCATGATCGGACACCTTACCGCAGCGACCTGCCTACCGCCGACTCCAGGTCCGCCAGGTTCTCGTGGAACGAGTACAACGCCGCGAGGTGCGCCTGGTCGGCACGCGCCATCGTGGCCTGTGCCTGGGTGAGCTCCAGGATCGACCCGGCGCCCAGGCGGTAGCGCTCTCGCGCCAGCTCGAGCTGTTCGGTAGCCGCGGCGACGTTGCGCTCTTCGATTCCGACCGAGCGGTACGCCGTCTGGACGGCCAGGTAGCTGGTGGCGACCGTAGCCTGACGGCTCAGCTCTTCCTCGCGCCGCTGATGCTTCGCGTCCTGTGCGGCCGCGGACGCCTGCTGCACCTGCGCCTCGCGGCTGAAGCCGTTGAAGATCGGCATGCTCACGACGAGTCCGAATGACGGCGGCTGCTCGGTGAAGTCGAACGGAAAGATGTTGTTCTGACTGAGAATGGCCATCCGGTCGGCCTCGGTGAACGCCAGCGCCGAACAGTCCTGCGGCGGCAGCGGGTTGGCCAGTCGGGAGTACAGGTCGTTCGTGCGCTGGCACGAGTCGATGCTCCGCTGTGCCGACGACTGCGCCTGCGTGATCAGATACGACTCGTCGCGCGACTGTTGCGTATAGCCCGACCAGCCGCCGCCCACCGAGATGGTCGGCAGATATGACATGCGAGCCGCTCGCGCCGCCGCCCGCCCCGATGATTCGGCCGCACGTGCCGCCAGCAGCTGCGGATGCGACTGCATCGCGATCTGTGACAGCTCATCGAGCGTCCACATCGGCTCGAACACCGTCAGCTCCGTCGTCAGGTCGACACTCTGATCGAGATCCAGTCCGATACGCTGGAGGAGTCGCAGCTTCTCCGTCTCCACCGCCGCCTGCGCCTGCAGCAGCGTCACCTCCGCCCGGCCACGTTCGACTTCCGCCTGCGCCGCATCCATCCGCGGTGCCGCGCCGGCGTCGACCCGCGCCTGCGCCAGCTTCAACGCCTCGTCCGTCGACGCGAGCTCACGCTCCGCGAGCTTCACCGCGTCGCGCGCCCGCAGCGCTGCCAGGTACTGCCGCGTGATGTCCGTCTCCAGCGTGTACGCCGCAGCCTCGATCCGCGCCGTCGTCGCCTCCCGCGCCGCCCGCTCCTGCGCCATGCGGAAGAACGTCCCGCCGCTGACCGTCCACCCGAGCCGGATCGCGTAATCCGAGAACAGGTAGTCCGGCGTCCGGCTGAGACCGAGGTCCGCGCCGCTGAACTGACCGAAGCGCGGTGTACCCCCGCCGCGCCAGTCCATGCCGCCGCTCACCGTGAGCGAAGGCAGCAGCTGACCGTAGGCAGCCCGCACGCTCCAGTCGGCTACGCCCTCATCGTTGACCTGCTGCCGGTACGACGGGCTGTATCGCCGCGCCAGCTGCACTGCCTCGTCCAGCGACATCGTCGCCGGCGCCTGCTGCGCACTGACGTCCGTCGCTGCAAATACCACCGTGAGCGCGACGAGCAGCCGCGCAGAATGTCTGTTATGCATTTTCGTCTTCCGCGATGTACGGTTACCGGCACCACTACGGGCGGGACGCGCTCAGGTTGCACGCCTTCCTGCCCTGACACACAGAGCGAGGATGGTGCCGGCGGCGGAGAACGCCATAAGTTGTATAATTGGAACCACTTACGCGGATGGCCGTAGCGGCGGCTGAACGGACATGCGACCGCTGGTGGGATAGACCGTCCCGGAGCCGGGACCGCCCTGCGCGGGGCGGTCGGCCGACCCGAGCCCGGCCGGGCTCAGCCCGGAACGCGCTCGCTGCCGGCTGTTCCCGCGGTATGTGCGCCGGCACCGACCCCCGCGCCGTACCGCTCGTCGACGTACCGGTCCAGAATTCCGAGGAACTCCTCCACCAGCGTCTCACCGCGCAGCGTTGTGAACAGTCGACCGTCCACGTACACGGGAGCCTTGGGATCCTCGAACGTACCCGGCAGCGAGATGCCGATGTTGGCGTGACGCGACTCGCCCGGCCCGTTCACGACGCAGCCCATGACCGCGACCTTCATCTCCTCGACCCCGGGATACTGTACGCGCCAGTCCGGCATGCGCGCCTTGATGTAATCGCCGATGTCCTCGGCCATTTTCTGGAAGAACGTGCTCGTCGTGCGGCCGCAGCCCGGGCAGCTGGTGATCTGGGGCGTGAAGCTGCGCAGCTCCATGGACTGGAGGATCTGCTGCGCCACGAGGACCTCCTCGGTGCGGTCGCCGCCGGGCCGCGGCGTCAGCGAGATGCGGATGGTGTCGCCGATGCCCTGCTGCAGCAGGACGGCCAGTCCAGCGGTCGATGCGACGACGCCCTTGGTGCCGAGGCCGGCCTCCGTGAGACCGAGGTGGAGTGGATAGTCGCAGCGGCCGGCGAGCATGCGGTAAACGGCGATGAGGTCCTGCACGCCGGAGACCTTCGCACTGAGGATGATGCGGTCGTGCGCCAGACCGGTCTCCTCGGCCAGCCGTGCGGAGCGCAGTGCGCTCTCGCACATCGCCTCCAGCATGACCGCCCTCGCGTCGAGCGGGTCGGGCGCCGTGGCGTTGGCATCCATCAGCTCGGTGAGCAGCTGCTGATCGAGCGAGCCCCAGTTCACACCGATGCGGACCGGGCGATCATACTCGACCGCGGCCTCGACGATCGTGCGGAAGTTCTCGTCGCGCCGCTTCGCTCCGACGTTGCCCGGATTGATGCGATACTTCGCGAGCGCCCGCGCACACTCCGGGTGACGAGTCAGCAGGAGATGGCCGTTGTAGTGGAAGTCACCGACGATCGGCACGCGGACGTCCCACCGCTCGAGCAGGCCTGCGATCTCGGGCACCGCCGCGGCCGCCTCGTCGGTGTTGACCGTTATACGCACCAGCTCGCTGCCGGCCGCCGCCAGCGCGGCGATCTGTTCCGCCGTGGACTCGGGATCGGCGGTATCCGTATTCGTCATGGACTGCACGACGATCGGGTGTGCGCCGCCCACCAGGACGCCGCCCACGTCGACCGTCACCGTCCTTCTTCTCGGTTCTGTCATTTTCTTCCCTGCCGGATCCGCTGAGACCAGCCGCAATCTACAGGCGGGCGGCAGGGATGCGAAGGGCCGGGCGGTGAGATCGGCACCGGCGCCCCGGCCCCGGGTGGAGACAGGCACGCCGTGTGCGCTGGGCGCGTTATCCCCCGGGGTCGAGGCCGGCGCCATGGAACACGAACATGGCTTGCCGGGTCGATACGGGAGGTGGGTGCCGCGTCCGACGGGTGGTCAGGGCGCGGCCCGTCCGGTTACATTTGGGTCGCCGCGGCTCGGCGCGGCGCAGTCTGAAAGGAAGCTGATTTGAAGCAGAAGCTGCTGCTCGCGGCGCTGGTCGTCGGATCCATCGTCTTTGCGGACGTGACGACGAAGCGCTGGGCGCTGGAGGCCCTCCGACCCGGCCACATCATCGAGTCGGCGGTTGGTGTGCCGATGACCCTGGCGTTCAACACGGGTGTCGCGTTCGGCCTGCCGCTGCCCTCGGCGGGACGCTGGATCATCATCTTCGCGACGCTGCTCGTGCTGTTCGTGCTGGGGAGCCTGTTCATCCGTGCGGAGCGCAACGACTGGCTGCGGCTGCTGTCCATCCAGCTGGTGGCGGCGGGCGCGCTAGGCAACCTGATCGATCGCGTGCGCTGGAGCGAGGGCGTGGTCGATTTCATCGGGCCGATCAATCTGGGCTTCATGCACTGGCCGATCTTCAACATCGCGGACATGGCGATCACGACCGGTGCCGTGCTGCTCGGCATCTCACTGTGGCGCGAGGAGACGGCGACCGCTGCCGCCGCCGAGCGTGCCACTGCACCCCGTACGGCAGAGGAATCGATCTAGGGATGCTGAACGAGAATGAGCCTGCACCGGAGTTCACGCTCGAGAACCAGGACGGCGAGAGCGTGAGCCTGTCCGACTTCCGCGGCCGCAAGGTCGTGCTCTACTTCTATCCGAAGGACGATACGTCCGGCTGCACGGTGCAGGCGTGCGAGCTGCGCGACAATGCCGACACGTTCGATGCGCGCGGCGCCGTGATCCTCGGCGTCAGTCCCGATCCCGTCGGGTCCCACCGCAAGTTCGCCGACAAATACGAGCTCCCGTTCACGCTCCTCGCCGATGTCGACCACCGCGTCGCCGAGGCGTACGGCGTGTGGCAGGAGAAGTCGATGTACGGCCGGAAGTACTGGGGCAACGCGCGCACCACCTTCGTCATCGACGAGCAGGGCCGCATCGCGAAAGTGCTGCCGAAGGTGAAGCCCGCAGAGCACGTGGATCAGCTGCTCGCGTCGCTGTAGCGACCGGGCACCCCCGGTGACCCCCACCACGCCGCCGCCGTCACTCCGCGCGTGCGGCATCCGCGTACCCTGCAGCACATCCAATCTCGGCGCCGGCTTCGACTGTCTGGGGCTCGCGCTCGACCTCTATCTCGATGCGGGCTACGAGCCCGGCTCCGGTGACCTGACGATCCGTCGCGCCGGCACTCTCCGCGACCTGACTGTGAAGCTGGCCGACGATCGCCTCGTGCTGGCGTTCCTCGCGGAGCTGAGCAGGCGCGGCATCCAGAATCCCGGCGGGATGCTGCTCACGACGTCCTCGATCCCGGTCGCGCGCGGGCTCGGCTCATCCGCTGCGGCGACAGTCGCCGGAATAGCGCTGGCCGTCACCGCGTGCGGCGACAGCCTCGACCGCGATGCGGCGCTGGCGGCCGCCATGCGCGTCGAGGGGCATCCCGACAATGCCGCGCCCGCGCTCTTCGGCGGGCTCATGGCGATCGCCGGCTCCGGACACGGCGTGCCGCACGCCATGCGTCTGCCGCTCTCCGGTCAGGTCAGCTTCGTGTTCGCCGCGCCGGCCGAGCAGGTGTCGACGACGCGTGCGCGGACCGTCCTGCCGCAGCACGTCCCGCACAGTGCCGCCGCCCGCAATCTCGGACGCATGGCCGCGCTGCTGCACGGACTGGCGACGGCAGACGCTGAGTCGATTGCCATCGGATTCTCCGATGAGCTGCACGTGCCCTACCGCCTGCCACTCATTCCGCGAGCGGCGGCCGCGCTGAAGGCCGCCATGGCTGCCGGTGCGTGGGGCGCGACGATATCGGGCAGCGGATCCGGCCTGATCGCGGCGTGTGCCGCGGATGCCGAGGCACCCGTCGCGAAGGCAATGGAAGACGCGTTCGGCGGGACTGCCGCAGGCGCGCGTGCATACATGCTGCGCCCCGACATGCACGGCGCACAGCCGCGCGATGTCGGCACGCTGCGCGACGCGCTCCGCAGCGCATCATGATGCCATGACCGCAACCCGTTCGACCCTCGTGAACAGCACGATGATCACGCGATCGGCCGTGTCATGACCGCGCGACACTACGGCGGGATCCTGCATCATTTCCGCGAATACCTGCCCGTCACCGACCGCACGCCGCTGCTGTCCCTGCACGAGGGGAACACGCCGCTCGTACACGCGCCGCGCCTGGCCGCCTGGGTGGGCGTGCGCGAGCTCCACCTGAAGTATGAGGGCCTCAATCCCACCGGCTCATTCAAGGACCGGGGGATGGTCCTGGCCGTGGCCCGCGCGGTGGAGGACGGTGCCCGTGCGGTCCTGTGTGCCTCGACCGGCAATACGGCGGCGAGTGCTGCTGCGTATGCCGCGCATGCCGGCATCCGCTCGGTCGTGCTGCTGCCCGCCGGCCGCGTCGCCGCTGGCAAGCTCGCCCAGGCCGTGGTCTACGGCGCGCAGGTGGTGACGGTCGAGGGCAGCTTCGACGATGCGCTGACGCTCGCACGCACCGCCGCCGATCGGTATGACCTGGCACTCGTCAACTCGGTGAACCCGGCGCGCATCGAGGGACAGACGACGTCCGCCTGGGAGATCTGCGATGCGCTCGGTGATGCGCCCGCTCTGCTGGCGCTCCCCGTCGGCAACGGCGGCAACATCACTGCGTACTGGCTGGGATTCCGCCGCGCGCTCGATCACGGGCGCGCGCAGCGACTGCCGGTCATGCTCGGCGTGCAGGCGGACGGGGCTGCACCGTTCGTGCGCGGTGCTCCCGTGGCGGCACCGGAAACGATCGCGACGGCCATTCGCATCGGTAACCCTGCCACGTGGGAGCCTGCGCGGAGCGCAGCGCATGACTCGGGAGGCGCGTTTCGCGCCGTGAGCGATGACGCCATCCTCGAGGCGTATCATGCGATTGCTGCGCAGGAAGGCATCTTCTGCGAACCCGCATCCGCTGCGGGCGTTGCAGGTCTGCGCGCCGCAGTACGGGAAGGTCTGGTGTCCGGCGATCAGCAATGCGTCTGCGTGCTGACCGGCAACGGATTGAAGGACCCGGACACCGCCGTCGCCGGAGTAGCGATGGGTGAGCCCATCCGACCGGACGACATCGAGGCCCTCGGCCGCCTCGTCTGAGCGGCTAACGCCGGTCGACGCCCAGGCCAGGCTCCCTGTTCAACCGCAGCGTGCCGTCGCGCTCGAGCGACGGGCCGCGGAACGGATCCGTGCTGAGCAGGACTGCGCCATCGAGATCCGTCCAGTCGACGAGCGGGGCGATCTGCATGGCCGCCGCGATGCCGAGCGTGCTGCACAGCATGCACCCCATCATGACCTTCAGGTGATGCGCGCGAGCGATGTGAACCATCCGCAGCGCCTCACGCAGCGAGCCGCACTTCTCCAGCTTGATGTTGATGCCGTCCACCGCGCCGACCAGTCGCGGGATATCCGCGGCTGTGCGGCAGGACTCGTCCGCTATCACCGGGATGGCCGAGCGTTCGCGCAGCAGGCGGAACGACTCGATGTCGTCCGACTTGAACGGCTGCTCGATCAGCTCGATACCGAGCTCCTCCAGCAGCGGCAGCAGCGCGACGGCCTGCTTCACCGACCAGCCCGTGTTCGCATCGATGCGGATCGTGCGATCCGGCGCGTGCTTCCGGATCAGCTCCAGCGCGCGCCGGTCCCCGGGCGAGCCGACCTTCACCTTGATAACGGAATACGACGACGCCTCTTCCAGTCGCTGCACCATCGCGTCGGGCTCATCAATGCCGATCGTGAACGATGACACCGGCATGTCCGCATCCAGGCCCCACATCTGCCACACCGGTATCCCCAGACGCTTGCCCGCCAGATCGTGCAGCGCGGCAGAAACAGCCGCCCGCGCGGCGGGATTTCGCCCCGCGACCCGCTCGACGGCCGCTTCCGCACGCTCCAGCGCAAGCACCTCATCACCAGCGCCGATGCTGTCGTTCAGGGCACGTTCGTAGAGCGGCAGCAATGCAGTGACCGTGTCCGCCGTCTCGCCGTAGTATGCGTTCGCCGCGGCCTCGCCCCAGCCCTCCGCACCCGTGCCGTCCTGGATCCTCACCCACACCGTACGCCGTACCGGCGGCGAAGCCGCACGCGCGATGTTGAACGCGTGCGTGGTCGTGAGCTCCATCACCTCGTGCCGGATGCTGAACGCCATTCTCCCCCTCCCGGATGCTGACCCGCTCATTCTACCACCCCTGCCGGTGTGCACAAGGACAGGGAGGGAATGGACGAATGCCTGCAACAGGACTACACTGGTGCGCCCGACGCACATGTGCCGCGGGGGCGGCAGGTGCCACTTTCAAATCGAACGGACCATGGCCGAAGCGCCGTCGCGCGGCAGAGTCATAGCCGCATTCGCCGCAGTCTACGTCATCTGGGGGTCGACATACCTCGCGATTGCCTTCGCGATCGAAACGCTGCCGCCGTTCCTCATGGCCGGCATTCGCTTTCTCATCGCCGGCTCGCTTCTCTTCGCGTGGTCCATGACGCGCTCCGCACGCATGCCGACTCTGCGTCAGTGGCAGGCCGCACTCGTCATCGGGGGGCTGCTCCTCCTCGGCGGCAACGGCGCCGTCGTCTGGGCCGAGCAGACGGTACCATCCGGCGTGGCCGCGCTCCTCGTCGCGGGCACGCCCTGCTGGATGGTGCTGCTCGACTGGCTGTGGAAGGGAGC
It includes:
- the ispG gene encoding flavodoxin-dependent (E)-4-hydroxy-3-methylbut-2-enyl-diphosphate synthase, with translation MTEPRRRTVTVDVGGVLVGGAHPIVVQSMTNTDTADPESTAEQIAALAAAGSELVRITVNTDEAAAAVPEIAGLLERWDVRVPIVGDFHYNGHLLLTRHPECARALAKYRINPGNVGAKRRDENFRTIVEAAVEYDRPVRIGVNWGSLDQQLLTELMDANATAPDPLDARAVMLEAMCESALRSARLAEETGLAHDRIILSAKVSGVQDLIAVYRMLAGRCDYPLHLGLTEAGLGTKGVVASTAGLAVLLQQGIGDTIRISLTPRPGGDRTEEVLVAQQILQSMELRSFTPQITSCPGCGRTTSTFFQKMAEDIGDYIKARMPDWRVQYPGVEEMKVAVMGCVVNGPGESRHANIGISLPGTFEDPKAPVYVDGRLFTTLRGETLVEEFLGILDRYVDERYGAGVGAGAHTAGTAGSERVPG
- a CDS encoding TolC family protein, producing the protein MHNRHSARLLVALTVVFAATDVSAQQAPATMSLDEAVQLARRYSPSYRQQVNDEGVADWSVRAAYGQLLPSLTVSGGMDWRGGGTPRFGQFSGADLGLSRTPDYLFSDYAIRLGWTVSGGTFFRMAQERAAREATTARIEAAAYTLETDITRQYLAALRARDAVKLAERELASTDEALKLAQARVDAGAAPRMDAAQAEVERGRAEVTLLQAQAAVETEKLRLLQRIGLDLDQSVDLTTELTVFEPMWTLDELSQIAMQSHPQLLAARAAESSGRAAARAARMSYLPTISVGGGWSGYTQQSRDESYLITQAQSSAQRSIDSCQRTNDLYSRLANPLPPQDCSALAFTEADRMAILSQNNIFPFDFTEQPPSFGLVVSMPIFNGFSREAQVQQASAAAQDAKHQRREEELSRQATVATSYLAVQTAYRSVGIEERNVAAATEQLELARERYRLGAGSILELTQAQATMARADQAHLAALYSFHENLADLESAVGRSLR
- a CDS encoding HlyD family efflux transporter periplasmic adaptor subunit → MDKPRKSTKKNRQRIYIGAGVGVAALVTLALYSLDPAVPIVEGAGIWTDSVRRGPMVRSVRGVGTLTPEHIRIIPAQTAGRVEQIHLRPGVTVAPGTPLVRLSNPELELQLMESERQLRTAESDLLNLRSTLQTQILNQEGVIAQVQSQYNEAVRQAKTNEELTAKGLIAPNEASRVKDQVVELETRLAIENKRLALLNSTVDTQIGAQQAQVAQLGAIVAHRRGLIDAMDVRAASGGVLQRLDLEAGQWVNPGTELARIVEPGKLKAVLRISETQMRDVVIGQRAFIDTRNDTIEGRVVRIDPAAEGGTIGVDVAFDTDMPASARPDMSVDGVVEIDRLQNVLHVSRPNHGSTGQTIGLWVLTADGKEAERVQVKLGQTSVNFVEIVSGLN
- the thrC gene encoding threonine synthase — translated: MTARHYGGILHHFREYLPVTDRTPLLSLHEGNTPLVHAPRLAAWVGVRELHLKYEGLNPTGSFKDRGMVLAVARAVEDGARAVLCASTGNTAASAAAYAAHAGIRSVVLLPAGRVAAGKLAQAVVYGAQVVTVEGSFDDALTLARTAADRYDLALVNSVNPARIEGQTTSAWEICDALGDAPALLALPVGNGGNITAYWLGFRRALDHGRAQRLPVMLGVQADGAAPFVRGAPVAAPETIATAIRIGNPATWEPARSAAHDSGGAFRAVSDDAILEAYHAIAAQEGIFCEPASAAGVAGLRAAVREGLVSGDQQCVCVLTGNGLKDPDTAVAGVAMGEPIRPDDIEALGRLV
- the bcp gene encoding thioredoxin-dependent thiol peroxidase produces the protein MLNENEPAPEFTLENQDGESVSLSDFRGRKVVLYFYPKDDTSGCTVQACELRDNADTFDARGAVILGVSPDPVGSHRKFADKYELPFTLLADVDHRVAEAYGVWQEKSMYGRKYWGNARTTFVIDEQGRIAKVLPKVKPAEHVDQLLASL
- a CDS encoding dipeptide epimerase; amino-acid sequence: MAFSIRHEVMELTTTHAFNIARAASPPVRRTVWVRIQDGTGAEGWGEAAANAYYGETADTVTALLPLYERALNDSIGAGDEVLALERAEAAVERVAGRNPAARAAVSAALHDLAGKRLGIPVWQMWGLDADMPVSSFTIGIDEPDAMVQRLEEASSYSVIKVKVGSPGDRRALELIRKHAPDRTIRIDANTGWSVKQAVALLPLLEELGIELIEQPFKSDDIESFRLLRERSAIPVIADESCRTAADIPRLVGAVDGINIKLEKCGSLREALRMVHIARAHHLKVMMGCMLCSTLGIAAAMQIAPLVDWTDLDGAVLLSTDPFRGPSLERDGTLRLNREPGLGVDRR
- the lspA gene encoding signal peptidase II, with the translated sequence MKQKLLLAALVVGSIVFADVTTKRWALEALRPGHIIESAVGVPMTLAFNTGVAFGLPLPSAGRWIIIFATLLVLFVLGSLFIRAERNDWLRLLSIQLVAAGALGNLIDRVRWSEGVVDFIGPINLGFMHWPIFNIADMAITTGAVLLGISLWREETATAAAAERATAPRTAEESI
- the thrB gene encoding homoserine kinase; the encoded protein is MTPTTPPPSLRACGIRVPCSTSNLGAGFDCLGLALDLYLDAGYEPGSGDLTIRRAGTLRDLTVKLADDRLVLAFLAELSRRGIQNPGGMLLTTSSIPVARGLGSSAAATVAGIALAVTACGDSLDRDAALAAAMRVEGHPDNAAPALFGGLMAIAGSGHGVPHAMRLPLSGQVSFVFAAPAEQVSTTRARTVLPQHVPHSAAARNLGRMAALLHGLATADAESIAIGFSDELHVPYRLPLIPRAAAALKAAMAAGAWGATISGSGSGLIAACAADAEAPVAKAMEDAFGGTAAGARAYMLRPDMHGAQPRDVGTLRDALRSAS